Below is a window of bacterium DNA.
TCCGGGTGGCCACTTTCGCCCCGGCGTCCACGGTTTCCATCATCATGTCCGCCAGAATCAGGTCGGGGTTGACGCTCTTGGCCTTTTCCAGTCCCTGCTGACCGTCGATCGCAGTCTCGACCGTGAACCCCTCGGTCTCGAGCATGATCTTCATCGCCTCGAGGATGTCCCTGTCGTCGTCGATCACCAGGATGGTCTTGTTGATCGCTTCAGCCATCGCTGAGTCTCCTGATTAAAATTATCTCCTGAATATGAAATTGCAATCATTCGGCGGACTGCAAAAGCCAGTTTCCATACCGGGTGCAATATAATGTCCCGTACAGAGCCAGGGCTTAAAAAGCGCTCTTTCAGCGGGTGCGCCGGTTCAACCGCCGGCGCGTTTTTCCAGCTCGGCCCGCGGTTCGGGGTGTTGCAGCACCCCGCGCAGGAAACTCAGAGCCGCCTCCAGCCTGCGTTCGGCCGCCTGGCTCAGGCCCTCGCCCATCTCGAAACTGTCGCCCCGCAGGGCCAGCAGGAACGACGGGGGCGTGCGGCCGTAGACCGCGCGGCAGGTTTCGAGCACCGCGGCCGGTGGCATCGCGTGGGTCGAGAAATGAGCGGCGTCCGAGGGCGCGAGCCGGCTCAACCCGAACGGCTCCGGGGCCTCCAGGGCTGCGTCCACGAACAGCGCCAGGTCCGCCCCGGCCAGGTCGGCCGCGTGCTCGATGTTGAGCTGGTAGTCCCAGAGCGTTTCCAGGCCCTCCAGACCCCATTCGCTCACCGCCTCGGCCAGTTGCGGCCCCAGGCCGTCATCGCTGCGGCCCGGGTTGCCGTATCCGATAAGGAGCATTTTCACAGCGGCCTCAGACCCCACGGGTCAGACGGCTGATCCTGCGGCCCGCCGCATCCACCAGCTCCACGTCCAGCGCCATCTGGCCCAGGGCGTGCGTGGCGCAGCTCAGGCACGGGTCATAGGCCCGGATCGCCACCTCGATGTGGTTCAGCAGGCCCTCGGTCACCTCGCGCCCTTCCAGGAACTGCTTCGCCGTCACCTCGACCGCCTTGTTCATCGGGTCGTTGTTGTTGGTGGTGGAGACGATCAGGTTGCACATGGTGATCTGGTCCTGCTCGTTGATCCGGTAATGGTGGAACAGGGTGCCGCGCGGCGCCTCGATCAGGCCCACACCCTCGTTCACTTTCTTACCCGTGCGCACCAGTTCGCCGGCCATCAGGTCCGGGTCGTTCAGCAGCGACTTGATCACCTCGGCGCTGTGCAGCATCTCGATCATGCGGGCCCAGTGGTAGTGC
It encodes the following:
- a CDS encoding response regulator; translated protein: MAEAINKTILVIDDDRDILEAMKIMLETEGFTVETAIDGQQGLEKAKSVNPDLILADMMMETVDAGAKVATRIKEAGCKAPVILLSSIGDTTSYNLDISGLGFEGALQKPVIPSVLISLIKRKLNLK
- a CDS encoding hydrogenase maturation protease; this encodes MLLIGYGNPGRSDDGLGPQLAEAVSEWGLEGLETLWDYQLNIEHAADLAGADLALFVDAALEAPEPFGLSRLAPSDAAHFSTHAMPPAAVLETCRAVYGRTPPSFLLALRGDSFEMGEGLSQAAERRLEAALSFLRGVLQHPEPRAELEKRAGG